Proteins found in one Triticum urartu cultivar G1812 chromosome 4, Tu2.1, whole genome shotgun sequence genomic segment:
- the LOC125552462 gene encoding uncharacterized protein LOC125552462, producing the protein MRPRPPLHRIQRRRNPAACSCLLLLLALLISPTAAAAKSSGRPITDKEIRENKAACYTDVENGLWGFACRSSTTEKENCVLRCLSPECYNLIYGGDPLEEGELDYVRSHEYKYCMHKVSLGESLDGVKGSFSYS; encoded by the exons ATGCGTCCGCGTCCACCGCTCCACCGGATTCAGCGGCGGCGGAACCCCGCGGCCTGcagctgcctcctcctcctcctcgctctcctcatctcccccaccgccgccgccgccaagtcCTCCGGCCGCCCCATCACC GACAAGGAGATCCGCGAGAACAAGGCCGCCTGCTACACCGACGTCGAGAA CGGGCTGTGGGGATTCGCGTGCAGGTCCTCCACCACGGAGAAGGAGAACTGCGTGCTGCGCTGCCTCTCGCCGGAGTGCTACAACCTCATATACGGCGGCGATCCG CTTGAGGAAGGGGAGCTAGACTATGTCCGCAGCCATGAGTACAAGTACTGCATGCACAA GGTATCCCTTGGAGAAAGCTTGGATGGTGTGAAGGGTTCCTTCAGCTATTCATGA
- the LOC125552461 gene encoding chaperone protein DnaJ isoform X1 has translation MAAALYLPANPNPPPNPTSTLRQPLPRPSTSGELHFRPRLVPRRARARTHLPAAFGRRPPAAAAAERGGKDYYATLNVRRNATMKEVKSAYRTLARKYHPDMNKSPGAEEKFKEISAAYEVLSDKEKRSLYDRFGETGLHADYGGGDFSAHGVDPYELFNAFFGSSNKFFGDSMGPGRFHYSSNVNDNRGLDIRYDLLLPFEESILGGKREISISRHETCGACHGSGAKSSNSITECAQCRGQGRSMKSQRTPFGIVSQISSCLNCDGSGKIITDHCASCYGSGKVQVERSIEVDIPGGIEDGSAVRLTGGGSVDKQRGVSGDLYIFVRVEEKQGIHREGLNLCSDVTIDYTDAILGTTVKVETIEGLKDLYIPPGTQPGEKLKFAQLGAPDIKRPNHRGDHNFVIKVKIPRNISDQARSLVQDLAALKGTQGISVPSDETIDQGNLRDGSHHSSARKKTSFWGSVRNLFRADEGDQRFASISAQPVIPRWTYQRGVHRAAPLLEGCFMIAAIIFVMSRRDKFRFCPKGDDRTTKPEDGE, from the exons ATGGCCGCCGCGCTTTACCTCCCGGCGAACCCAAATCCTCCGCCTAACCCCACCTCAACCCTCCGCCAGCCGCTGCCGCGGCCTTCCACTTCCGGCGAGCTCCACTTCCGTCCCCGCCTAGTGCCCCGTCGAGCCCGCGCTCGAACCCATCTCCCCGCCGCGTTCGGGAGGCGACCGCCCGCGGCGGCTGCGGCCGAGCGCGGAGGGAAGGACTACTACGCCACGCTGAACGTCCGGCGCAACGCCACCATGAAGGAGGTCAAGAGCGCCTACCGCACCCTCGCGCGCAAG TACCACCCGGATATGAACAAGAGCCCTGGGGCAGAAGAAAAATTTAAGGAGATAAGTGCTGCATACGAG GTTCTGTCGGACAAAGAGAAAAGATCTTTGTATGATCGGTTTGGAGAAACAGGACTTCATGCAGATTATGGAGGTGGAGATTTCAGTGCACATGGG GTTGATCCATATGAACTCTTCAATGCATTCTTTGGCAGTTCTAACAAGTTCTTTGGAGATAGCATGGGTCCAGGGCGATTTCATTACAGTTCAAATGTCAATGATAACAGGGGACTTGATATTCG CTATGATCTTCTCCTTCCTTTTGAAGAATCAATCCTTGGAGGCAAACGGGAGATCAGTATTTCTCGACATGAAACATGTGGCGCTTGCCATGGATCTGGAGCTAAATCTAGCAATAGCATAACAGAATGTGCACAATGCAGAGGTCAAGGCAGGTCGATGAAATCTCAGAGGACACCTTTTGGTATAGTATCTCAG ATATCTTCTTGCTTAAACTGTGATGGCAGTGGGAAGATAATTACTGATCATTGCGCAAGCTGTTATGGTTCAGGCAAAGTCCAAGTTGAACGAAGTATAGAAGTAGACATACCGGGAGGTATTGAAGATGGCTCAGCCGTTCGACTTACCGGAGGAGGTAGTGTTGATAAGCAAAG GGGCGTAAGTGGTGACTTGTATATATTTGTTCGTGTTGAAGAAAAACAAGGCATCCACAGAGAAGGTCTCAATCTGTGCTCGGATGTCACGATTGATTACACTGATGCAATTTTAGGAACAACGGTGAAG GTTGAGACAATAGAGGGATTGAAGGATCTTTATATTCCTCCTGGAACTCAGCCTGGGGAGAAGTTGAAGTTTGCGCAACTGGGAGCTCCAGACATTAAGAGGCCTAACCATAGAGGCGATCACAACTTTGTGATAAAGGTGAAGATCCCAAGGAATATCAG TGACCAGGCACGTTCACTTGTTCAAGATCTTGCTGCACTAAAGGGAACTCAGGGCATTTCAGTTCCTAGTGATG AAACTATAGACCAAGGAAACTTGAGAGACGGAAGCCATCATTCTTCGGCAAGGAAGAAAACATCGTTTTGGGGGTCTGTCAGGAATCTGTTCAG GGCTGATGAAGGGGATCAGAGGTTTGCTTCGATCAGTGCACAACCTGTTATTCCACGGTGGACTTATCAACGCGGAGTTCATCGTGCTGCCCCATTGTTAGAAGGATGCTTCATGATCGCAGCAATCATCTTCGTGATGAGCAGAAGGGACAAATTCAGGTTTTGCCCGAAGGGGGACGATCGCACAACTAAACCTGAAGATGGAGAGTGA
- the LOC125552461 gene encoding chaperone protein DnaJ isoform X2, with amino-acid sequence MNKSPGAEEKFKEISAAYEVLSDKEKRSLYDRFGETGLHADYGGGDFSAHGVDPYELFNAFFGSSNKFFGDSMGPGRFHYSSNVNDNRGLDIRYDLLLPFEESILGGKREISISRHETCGACHGSGAKSSNSITECAQCRGQGRSMKSQRTPFGIVSQISSCLNCDGSGKIITDHCASCYGSGKVQVERSIEVDIPGGIEDGSAVRLTGGGSVDKQRGVSGDLYIFVRVEEKQGIHREGLNLCSDVTIDYTDAILGTTVKVETIEGLKDLYIPPGTQPGEKLKFAQLGAPDIKRPNHRGDHNFVIKVKIPRNISDQARSLVQDLAALKGTQGISVPSDETIDQGNLRDGSHHSSARKKTSFWGSVRNLFRADEGDQRFASISAQPVIPRWTYQRGVHRAAPLLEGCFMIAAIIFVMSRRDKFRFCPKGDDRTTKPEDGE; translated from the exons ATGAACAAGAGCCCTGGGGCAGAAGAAAAATTTAAGGAGATAAGTGCTGCATACGAG GTTCTGTCGGACAAAGAGAAAAGATCTTTGTATGATCGGTTTGGAGAAACAGGACTTCATGCAGATTATGGAGGTGGAGATTTCAGTGCACATGGG GTTGATCCATATGAACTCTTCAATGCATTCTTTGGCAGTTCTAACAAGTTCTTTGGAGATAGCATGGGTCCAGGGCGATTTCATTACAGTTCAAATGTCAATGATAACAGGGGACTTGATATTCG CTATGATCTTCTCCTTCCTTTTGAAGAATCAATCCTTGGAGGCAAACGGGAGATCAGTATTTCTCGACATGAAACATGTGGCGCTTGCCATGGATCTGGAGCTAAATCTAGCAATAGCATAACAGAATGTGCACAATGCAGAGGTCAAGGCAGGTCGATGAAATCTCAGAGGACACCTTTTGGTATAGTATCTCAG ATATCTTCTTGCTTAAACTGTGATGGCAGTGGGAAGATAATTACTGATCATTGCGCAAGCTGTTATGGTTCAGGCAAAGTCCAAGTTGAACGAAGTATAGAAGTAGACATACCGGGAGGTATTGAAGATGGCTCAGCCGTTCGACTTACCGGAGGAGGTAGTGTTGATAAGCAAAG GGGCGTAAGTGGTGACTTGTATATATTTGTTCGTGTTGAAGAAAAACAAGGCATCCACAGAGAAGGTCTCAATCTGTGCTCGGATGTCACGATTGATTACACTGATGCAATTTTAGGAACAACGGTGAAG GTTGAGACAATAGAGGGATTGAAGGATCTTTATATTCCTCCTGGAACTCAGCCTGGGGAGAAGTTGAAGTTTGCGCAACTGGGAGCTCCAGACATTAAGAGGCCTAACCATAGAGGCGATCACAACTTTGTGATAAAGGTGAAGATCCCAAGGAATATCAG TGACCAGGCACGTTCACTTGTTCAAGATCTTGCTGCACTAAAGGGAACTCAGGGCATTTCAGTTCCTAGTGATG AAACTATAGACCAAGGAAACTTGAGAGACGGAAGCCATCATTCTTCGGCAAGGAAGAAAACATCGTTTTGGGGGTCTGTCAGGAATCTGTTCAG GGCTGATGAAGGGGATCAGAGGTTTGCTTCGATCAGTGCACAACCTGTTATTCCACGGTGGACTTATCAACGCGGAGTTCATCGTGCTGCCCCATTGTTAGAAGGATGCTTCATGATCGCAGCAATCATCTTCGTGATGAGCAGAAGGGACAAATTCAGGTTTTGCCCGAAGGGGGACGATCGCACAACTAAACCTGAAGATGGAGAGTGA